Proteins from a genomic interval of Phalacrocorax aristotelis chromosome 3, bGulAri2.1, whole genome shotgun sequence:
- the LOC142054244 gene encoding L-threonine 3-dehydrogenase, mitochondrial-like, with product MPIVKNVSRAVSQLLQSSGCGCGISIVPVRCIGVSPRQVASDASFHSVSFSDTDHPRVLITGGLGQLGVGLAKLLRKHFGKNNVILSDIRKPADNVFYSGPFIYADILDYKNLREIVVNNRITWLFHYSALLSAVGEANVPLARAVNITGLHNVLDIAAEHNLRLFVPSTIGAFGPTSPRDPTPDLCIQRPRTIYGVSKVHAELMGEYYHYRYGLDFRCLRYPGIISADSQPGGGTTDYAVQIFHDAMKTGKFQCNLKPDTRLPMMYIDDCLRATLEVMEAPAEALSMRTYNISAMSFTPEELAQEVQKHVPELQVTYNVDEVRQAIADSWPMNFDDRNARRDWGWKHDYDLPELVTTMFSFLGSDSRIAQAN from the exons ATGCCAATTGTCAAAAACGTGAGCAGAGCTGTCAGCCAGCTGCTACAGAGCTCTGGTTGTGGATGTGGGATTTCCATCGTGCCTGTTCGATGCATCGGAGTCTCACCCCGCCAGGTGGCCTCCGATGCTAGCTTTCACTCGGTTTCTTTTTCCGACACTGATCATCCTCGGGTGCTAATTACAG GTGGTCTTGGCCAGCTTGGAGTAGGACTTGCTAAGCTTCTGAG GAAACACTTTGGAAAGAACAATGTGATCTTGTCTGACATTAGAAAGCCTGCGGATAATGTTTTCTATAGTG GTCCTTTTATCTACGCAGATATCTTGGACTACAAGAATTTACGTGAGATAGTGGTGAATAATCGGATAACTTGGCTCTTCCACTACAGCGCTTTGCTCAGTGCTGTTGGAGAAGCAAACGTCCCTTTGGCCAGAGCGGTAAATATTACCG GTTTGCACAATGTTCTGGATATTGCAGCTGAGCATAATTTGAGACTCTTTGTTCCAAGCACTATTGGAGCCTTTGGACCCACGTCTCCTCGAGATCCAACTCCTGATCTCTGCATTCAGAGGCCAAGGACAATCTATGGAGTCTCCAAGGTTCACGCTGAGCTCATGGGAGAA TACTACCATTACCGGTACGGCCTAGACTTCCGCTGCCTGAGGTATCCAGGAATTATATCTGCTGACTCTCAGCCTGGCGGAGGAACAACTG ATTATGCTGTCCAGATTTTCCACGATGCCATGAAGACCGGCAAATTTCAGTGCAACCTAAAGCCGGACACTCGTCTCCCTATGATGTATATTGATGACTGTCTGAGAGCGACTCTGGAGGTCATGGAGGCCCCCGCAGAGGCACTGAGCATGAGGACATACAACATCAGTGCCATGAGCTTCACTCCTGAAGAGCTGGCGCAAGAGGTGCAGAAGCATGTTCCTGAGCTCCAGGTGACCTACAATGTGGATGAAGTCAGGCAGGCCATAG CTGACAGCTGGCCGATGAACTTTGATGACAGGAACGCCCGGAGGGATTGGGGTTGGAAACATGATTATGATCTCCCTGAGCTGGTGACTACAATGTTCAGCTTCCTTGGGTCTGACTCCAGGATTGCTCAAGCTAACTGA